The Castanea sativa cultivar Marrone di Chiusa Pesio chromosome 11, ASM4071231v1 genome contains a region encoding:
- the LOC142616476 gene encoding exopolygalacturonase-like — protein sequence MGKNLSIVTISLLFLLASTSAVQVFDVKSYGGQPNADITQALTKAWTAACAVAGSKVVISAGTYKLGGVTFLGPCKGAIEFNLQGTLEAPLDDASFKGKDFWVSFERIDSLTVSGSGIFDGKGQTAWQKNNCDKESGCKNLPINIRFDFITNSIVRDIQSKDSKFFHINLLGCKGLQIQHVTITAPGNSPNTDGIHVGRSSGITITDANIGTGDDCISIGDGSQNLTINQVTCGPGHGISVGSLGKYPNEQPVSGIRVIGGTLSGTTNGVRIKTWPSSPPGTASDMHFENVIMNNVANPILIDQGYCPNGQCSNKSPSKVKISNVSFKNIRGTSSTKEAVQLICSKSVPCQQVEVADVDLAFKGAGGSATSTCVNVMPTLLGKQNPLACTIKT from the exons ATGGGAAAGAATTTGAGCATTGTAACAATTTCCTTGCTATTTTTGTTGGCATCCACCAGTGCCGTGCAAGTCTTTGATGTTAAATCATATGGAGGACAACCTAATGCTGATATCACCCAG GCTTTGACAAAAGCTTGGACAGCTGCGTGCGCAGTAGCAGGaagtaaagttgtgatttcagCAGGGACATACAAACTAGGTGGAGTGACTTTCTTAGGTCCATGCAAAGGTGCTATTGAGTTTAACCTTCAAGGCACCCTAGAGGCCCCATTAGATGATGCCTCCTTCAAGGGTAAAGacttttgggtttcttttgaaCGTATCGACAGTCTCACTGTGTCAGGTAGTGGAATTTTTGATGGCAAAGGACAAACAgcatggcaaaaaaataattgtgacaAAGAGTCCGGCTGCAAAAACCTTCCTATC AATATAAGGTTCGATTTTATCACAAATTCAATAGTCCGTGACATTCAATCGAAGGACAGCAAATTTTTCCACATAAACCTTTTGGGATGCAAGGGCTTGCAAATCCAACATGTTACCATAACTGCACCCGGAAATAGCCCTAACACTGATGGAATCCACGTCGGACGTTCATCTGGCATCACCATCACCGATGCCAATATTGGAACAGGTGACGATTGCATCTCCATTGGTGATGGAAGCCAAAATCTTACTATTAACCAAGTGACTTGTGGACCTGGCCATGGTATCAGCGTCGGAAGTCTTGGAAAGTACCCAAATGAACAACCAGTTTCAGGAATTAGAGTAATCGGTGGCACCCTTAGCGGTACAACGAATGGTGTTAGAATCAAAACATGGCCTTCTTCCCCCCCTGGAACTGCTTCTGATATGCATTTCGAGAATGTTATCATGAACAATGTTGCCAATCCTATCCTCATTGATCAAGGCTACTGCCCAAACGGTCAATGCTCAAACAAG TCTCCCTCGAAAGTTAAGATCAGCAATGTTAGCTTCAAGAACATTAGAGGCACTTCTTCAACAAAGGAAGCTGTGCAGCTTATTTGCAGTAAAAGTGTACCATGCCAACAAGTGGAAGTTGCTGACGTTGATCTCGCATTCAAAGGTGCTGGAGGATCTGCTACTTCCACTTGTGTTAATGTCATGCCCACCCTTTTGGGAAAGCAAAATCCTCTTGCTTGCACCATCAAAACATAA